The proteins below come from a single Ruegeria sp. SCSIO 43209 genomic window:
- the secB gene encoding protein-export chaperone SecB, with protein MADESPAENTAAQAAPQIQMRVLGQFIRDMSFENVMAQKGVSGDVQPEISVQVNLDAKKRTTEHQYEVSIKLKLTSKAKGLEDVLFLCEIDYCGLFHVEGVPEDQMHPFLMIECPRMLFPFLRRIVSDITRDGGYPPVNLDNIDFVALYRNELARRQAAAQEQKTDA; from the coding sequence ATGGCTGACGAAAGCCCTGCAGAAAACACCGCCGCACAGGCAGCCCCTCAGATCCAGATGCGCGTTCTGGGACAGTTCATTCGCGACATGTCCTTTGAAAACGTCATGGCGCAAAAAGGCGTCTCAGGCGACGTACAGCCCGAGATTTCAGTTCAGGTCAATCTGGACGCAAAGAAACGCACGACCGAGCACCAGTATGAAGTCTCGATCAAGCTAAAACTGACATCCAAGGCCAAGGGCCTAGAAGACGTCCTGTTCCTGTGCGAAATCGACTATTGCGGCCTGTTCCACGTGGAAGGTGTGCCCGAAGATCAAATGCATCCGTTCCTGATGATCGAATGCCCGCGCATGCTGTTCCCGTTCCTGCGCCGCATCGTCAGCGATATCACACGCGACGGTGGCTACCCGCCGGTCAACCTGGATAACATTGATTTCGTGGCGCTCTATCGCAACGAACTGGCGCGCCGTCAGGCGGCCGCACAAGAGCAAAAAACCGACGCCTAA